The Drosophila subobscura isolate 14011-0131.10 chromosome A, UCBerk_Dsub_1.0, whole genome shotgun sequence genome includes the window AATAAACTTGTAAATGCCTAATACAACTTTGAGTATACAAAAACATATGTAATCTGTTTGATCATAAGGATTATACAATAACAATGTACTTGAATCAGTATTGGCGCGACGAGCGTCTGGCGTTCAATATTTACGGCCCGTATTATAACGGCGATTAtaacgatgatgatggaatCCATGATGTGCTGACTTTATCGGGTGATTTTGCCGAGAAAATATGGGTACCAGATACATTTTTCGCAAATGACAAAAACAGGTAAATTGCCTGTAGTTTAtaaacaattgtttgtttgtattgtttatatacatacatatgtataacatATAATTTTCAAAGCTTTTTACACGACGTAACCGAGCGAAACAAGCTGGTGCGCCTTGCGGGCGATGGCGCTGTTACTTATGGTATGAGGTTTACCACAACCCTTGCCTGTATGATGGATCTGCATTATTATCCATTGGACTCACAGAACTGCACCGTGGAAATTGAGAGCTGTGAGTACAACTTTCACCCCCTTCTTTTACATATCGATTTCTGTAAAGTTTTGTAAATTTGGTAACGCGACTCACAATGTTCCTCCTAGTTTTAtcttatatgtacatgtgtacctATTCgctatttatgtatattttgatataatatttacatCTTACATGTAGATGGATATACTGTCAGCGATGTGGTCATGTACTGGAAGCCAACACCTGTGCGAGGTGTGGAAGATGCAGAACTGCCTCAGTTCACTATTATTGGCTATGAAACAAATGATCGCAAAGAGAGGCTCGCCACTGGAGTATATCAGCGCCTTTCCCTTTCATTCAAATTGCAGCGAAACATTGGTTATTTCGTGTTTCAGACTTATCTTCCTAGCATACTTATCGTAATGCTTTCATGGGTTTCATTTTGGATTAACCACGAGGCCACAAGTGCAAGGGTCGCCTTGGGAATCACCACGGTGCTGACTATGACAACGATCAGCACTGGCGTTCGTAGTTCATTGCCTCGAATTTCTTACGTAAAGGCTATTGACATCTATCTAGTTATGTGTTTCGTATTCGTCTTTGCCGCGCTTCTTGAATACGCGGCCGTCAACTATACCTACTGGGGAaagcgagcaaaaaaaaagattaaaaaatTCAAGGACTGTGATCGACAAAAGATAGGtatcttttcatttttttaaatattaaattacaataaaaaacGTGTACCATATATTTCTGTAAGCGACCATCACCATTTTACATTGTTTTCTTTAATAAAATGTCTTTGACTGTAATCGTTGACCACAGGTAAAAGCGAAAGATCTCTAACGTGTTCAACGACTGAAGACATAATTGAGCTTCAAGACGTACGCATGAGTCCCATACCTTCGTTACGGAAAGGTAATTATAATGCGACCCTTGGCTCCATCGGCACTGAGACCTTAAACTTGGCCAAGTTTCCGCCAAGTTTTCGTATCACCCGAAACTATGGCACTGGACGTAACCAACTGCGACATCGTTCACAGAGGGGTAAGCTACTTGAACtattgatttgcatttaattactAAATTATGTATGCAGGAATCCCAACTCGACCTCGAATGTTGCATGCAATAAAAAGAAGCGCATCTGCCATCAAAGCCACTATACCGAAGATCAAAGACGTGAATATAATTGACAAGTACTCGCGGATGATATTTCCTATCAGTTTTCTTGCATTCAATCTTGGATATTGGCTATTTTACATATTGGAATAATAGAGTGTCTGCGATAACACTATGCTACTAAATCGACCTTTTTCCCGGCATTAATCCGGCGttttttaattgacttttAGGTGTGATTTACTACACGGTGCGACATTGAATCTTGTACATTCTTTTCTGCACAAgtcacaaattaattaactacGAACGCCAAAAATCTGTTTTATAAATTTGGTGactttgtttttacttttacaTTGCTGATATCCATTTGAATTTATggattaaatttaattacaccCGGTACTCCAAGAGTTTAGGGTTATATTCGATATGTGGGCGAAGTATCTATCACACAGAAGGACAattttccgaccctataacgtaaatatattcttgatctgcATTAATGGCCAATTCGATGTACATAGCTATGGCTGTCGTTCCTGTTCCTTCTGTGAGTAACGCACATTCCTTCGActacaaatataatataaaaagTCTATCATTATAGCCTTAAGTCTTCGAGCATACAAAGGACCAAACAACAGTTTAAAGttgaatgtacatatctttAGGTATAGCCGtttcattgaaaataattgaaaagggaaggaaaggaaaggccGCCCATTTCTCATTACAATCTATAAATTATAATGTATATCAGCGTTTTAGATATAGTCACCAAAACGCGTTTTCGaatttaaaatgagaaggaaTGTTGTGAGATGCGTTCGTTcacgtcacaacttttatttgttaatgTGATTTAGCCACTTCAAAGGAATTTCTTCactctggctataataataatccattCTTGTATCATAAAAATTGTGGATGTCACAGATTTTtgccctttgtgggggcgaaCGGTGGCGGGACGAGCAGTTTGgttgctgtagcttttatagtttctgagattcaggcgctcatcaagacggacggacagacagacatggctatatccactcggccattgatgctgatcaataattccttctgtgcgatacatacatccactttcgagcacaaatatcccttttctctcttcgagtaccgggtattaaaagACGTTGGGAGTATATTCTAAATTCGAAGTACATATGTGGATATGATCCGCTCAACCGGGAATGGACACTAATTCTTTTCTTGTGTAAAGTAAATTCcaaatgtttcattttgtCGCAGCTTGTTTTGCTTCAAGTTAAAACCTTAATCGTAACCGTGAGTCTGGAGCCCCAAGTCTATTGGCCAATTTGGATTgatattattgttttattggcTATTCCATGGAGTAATCGGGTACTCTTGTTTTCAATGCATTCGCAGCTATTATTTCGAGCAGCCCCGGCGGATATTTAAGAGCTATTTATGTGTTGAAAAAGTTATAACAATAAAGGCAAAGCCCTTTTGCGTACATATAAAaatgtgcatttttaatttggtAATGGTTGCAGCATTCTGCGTAAAATATTATGATAAGGTTTACGCATTTGGCTTGTGACAATAGTTTCAGTATGCAGAGAACTGATAAAAAGTAGCACCGCCTGCCGATAGCCTTGAAAGGCAAGgccatttaaattatttcgTCTTAGCTCACAACtgacaatatttaaatttgattaaagtATAATCTTATCTGCTCACATTTTCTCCCGAGTAAGCCGGCAAATTTAAAATAAGATTTATGTGAATGTACATTCGTAATAATACGCTAAAGATAATGATAGACTTTTTATgtacggttttttttttatattttggaCTATATGTATGAACGTTTTAATTGTTTGGTTTTAAAGATTCTTTGATAATTTGGGGCTTGAAGTCTGGCTCCGATGCTTTTTTAAATGATTCTGCGTAAAGGGGAAGACGTTGCGTCATTCGGAAGCCCCAGAAGTCCTTAATCTGACGGCACAGGTTAAGATCAAGCTCAGTCACCAGCAGGCCATCTTTGTCTCGCGATAAACTctgaaatgtttgtttgtattaaGTCATAAAAATCATTCGTTTTTCATTTGACCTACCGGTGTTCTGGAGCCGTCCGGCGCCGCAACATACGATGAACCGTAAAAGGGACCGAACTCTTTGTGCGCTTTGCCACCGTCTCCCGACGTGTACTCGTTGGGAAACGTTTCTGTGCCAACGCGGTTGATAGGAACGGTGAAGTAACTattggcaatggcagcatTCCGAGCCTCAATGCCCCACAGTGGTTCCGAAAGTCTACCGATTGTGGCAGAGGGATTGAACACAATCTCTGCGCCATTTAAACCGAACATCATCCAGTTCTGTGGATGATGTCGTCCATAACATATGTTGACAGCTATCTTTCCGAACTCTGTTTCAAACACCGGATGAAAGGTATCACCTTCCATGTAGTAGGTCGATTCATTGAAGTCTCCCACCCGGGGAATGTGGTTCTTACGATGCTTGCCCAAGTATTTTCCGTTGTTGGAGATAACCACGGCCGTATTCCAAATGGTCTCGCCATGTTCTATATCTCGTTCCAGGATTGAGTGAATAATTACCATATTGTAGGTTTTTGCCAGGTCAGCGAGCATCTTCGTCGTTGGGCCATTCTCAGCCTCTTCGGCGAATTCACACCACGGAAACTTTTCCCGTGTgcagaaagcaaaaggcaTTGCTGCAAAAAGTTATCATGTTAGTCATGGAGAATTCTTGGAATAGGTTCCGATGAGAATATATACTTACTCCATGCTTCTTGGGTACAAACAATATTACATccagccgccgctgctgccttaaTCATTGTCTTCACCTTGTTCCAGATCGCCACGCGTTGGTCTTCAATGGATGCTGTGGTGGGCAATACAATTGAATTCTGAATAGCGCCGACTCGCACCAACCGTGGCTTGCGTATTTGTTCCTCTCGCGCCTTAAACCGATAGCCTTTAATTTCAAATCCATGCTTGTGTGCTATGTCTGTGGCATCATCGGGCAGATCAAGTATTTGGCTATGAGAACCCAACAGAGATGCATATTAGGTGGatgcaaaagttaattaaatttaatttattggtGGGGCCAGCCTGGGCCCGTTTCCTGATACCctttcaaatcaattttttctacgcttttcattttaataaaaatcagaattaagagttatttttaatttatacttttaaaatcaaaaataagaataaattttgatttttataataaaaatcaaaaatacgaattaattatttttttttatgatatttaaaataattctcagattgcaatttttactttaaaaGTTATTACAATTACGGTCTCTGATTTAGCTAAATTTTAGCTACATCTGTCAACTACAAAATTGTAGATGTAGCGGTTTTTCGTGTTTTTGCGGATACATTTTTGATGAAGGGTCCTTTAAGGGTATTTTTAGCGATTTTAGGAGCATATGCCAGTATATCAAAGGTTAACCAAGAGTTACATATATTACAGTGCGTACCAATTAGTTTTTATGTAATGTAAAAGCTCCTAAGTAAACAGAATTTTGTTTTCGTCGCTTTGTTTATATATGATAAACATCCATGTGTACTAACGCTCAAATATtgatacatatttacatcaATATTTGTATGCTGTATCTATTATTAAGCATTTTTttcatatgtatacatatatttctttatatatgtctatatgtatatacttataggtatttatgtacatacatacatatgtacgggGGTGGTCGTGTTGCAGACCGAATTCCAATTGGACAGGAATGCGAACCGTTGGAATGTTCGTAGCTGTATCTACCGGCTTTTTCTCGAAGAACTGAggaactacatatgtatgtatttatgtatgtatgtacatatgagaCAAAactacatacatgtatgttttccaacatatgtacatttgaacATAAAAGGTGTACCATATGATCATTTCAGGCTCAACTGGAAAGCCAACTGGAGGCATATACCTACattatctctcgctctcactgcATGCTTGTTCCATAAGGttatctctctttttgcaaCTAATAAGAAAGGTCGAATGTCATATGACCATTTCTCAAGGAAACGTATCAACGTGAAACTGCTTGTGAGTTCCGGTAAACGCCTTTCATACATTCACCATCACGAAGGAATGGGAAACTTACTTTaaaactttaatatttatcTAAGAAgttgtgtacatttttatcACTGTTCTTTATGATGTACTCACTCTTCATCAAGTCCATACAAAATTCGTTTGACCTCTTTTAGCTTATCAGTTGGTAAATACTCCTCCAAACATTCATTAAGATTCTTTAAATCAAACTCCGTCATTTTTGCCCGTTCACAGAAAAATAAAGTTTcgttaaattattcaatttccAAAGAGCTTTTTAAACAGCAGCCTCGTTAGTCCAGCGCACAAATTTAAATGCTGCAGCGTTGATCGCTGCCGATCTTACGATTTTCTAATGTacataatatacatatttacatatacatatccCGACAGGGTCGTGCCAAGGGGGGCGGTGAAGAAGGGCGAATTAGCCCGTGGCACCAAAATTTAGGGCCGCCGATTTGGACTTGAAActatacattttttaatataaaagaTGCTTTGGGCGCCGTTTTCCAACTTCCCCCGGGCGAaaatattccttggcacggcccTGTATGccacatatgaacatacataaatacatacacacgtacGCATGTATTTTAGGCTGAACCGAAATTGTATCAAcagtttgttttatttcaatcGGATTTTCTGATTTCTtgttaaatatacatttttcaaaaataaagtCGTCTGTTTTTTTCAAATAATATCCAAACCTTACATTTAGTTTACTTTGAACTTAGATCATATTAATAACaagatatttttatacccggtactcgaagagttatATGAGGTAGTTATGGGGCTATGGGGTATATGGGCTATGAAGTTTATCcttaatcagcatcaaaagccgagtctaTTTGTCTGCCTTTCTGTCCGTCCGTGTTGATGGGCACCTAGACCTTAAAATCTATAGGAATGAAAAGATTAGTTTGATGTTTTTACCCCGCAACCCATCCAGCGATGTTTCTCTAGCtcattctctctttttcttggcGGAAGGGCTCGTGACGTTAAAAAGCGCGAATTCGAATTATTCATCTAGGGAAACTATAGCCAAAGGTGTGTTAAACTCTCtccaaaaaaaattgttttgtattaTCTTATGCCACCGCAAAATCTTTAAACAATTCTGTATAATAAGTAACCAACTTGTTTTGAGATCTCATAAGTCTAATGGATTAAATATATGGAATAATTTTAAGTATTATTGTTTGACTGTTTTTCGAACGACAAAATCCCataacaaatttgttgtgctAGAATCGAACTGATTCTGATGCGAAAAATGGTGATTTTAAAAGTATATCCTATTTACACAGACATTAGTTACCTAACGATAGTTGCGTTAACGCAAGATCTCAGAATTGGCGCTTACACTTGCACAAAGTTCAGTTGTTCACCAGTTGAAAGAATACCACTATTATTTGTACTCATATAAATGCAAACATGTACCTCTACATTATaccctttttatttattctttattagTTGCTGCGCGTATTTTATAATGTTCCAACaatcttttaaatattacaagGCGAAATGTAAAACACCCGATCTAAGCAATGTAATTGACTTTGATCGATATGACAATGAGGATACAGGACAGCCGATATTACAAAATAGTATTTCTGTAGgtacatatgcataaatgtacatatgtatgtacatacatatgaatccATTCATAAGTACcatccatatatgtacatacatacaaatattggGAAATATTGTTTTATGCGCCACTTTTAGATTTTATACATTTGTtatgaatggaaaatggattTGATTGAATAATTGGGTTGAGTGAGAGTTGAGTTCTTACAAATTCGAATGCAAAGCCCAGTACTCAGGTGCGCTAAATATTCTTTCGACAGAAAGTGCCATATATTTCGCTCTGTACCCAGTATGACTAAAGTGGGAAAAGTGCATGCTCTACGGGtacactgttttgtgtttgtttacaaaatgaaatctgTAAACAATTCACATTTTGTATGAAACCAGGCAAGAGTGTATTATTTAAGAGTGGACATGCATATCTAAtgttcaaaaataaatatattttgtatccatgaaaatataaaataaaatttcaaatgtttacTAAAAGTCATAATTTTTCCCTCTCTTATATGTGACGATTTGCCGATGTCTATCCATGTTAGTAGTTCGAAAGAAATTTGaataaaggcaaaaaaaaccaTATTCGGATGCCTGCTGGACTAAAACCACTAAATGTTTGGCGCTCTTATGCTCTTGACAATCATCCGGGCTTATTGGTAATACGAAACCCGTTTACAGAGAGAGGTCAGCGTTATTGGGCTGCTCGCTGTCTGCAAGACTACCCGAGAGAACCAAACAAGGTTAATTTGAATGAAAGACTGTTCCCGGATTCAGCTAGATCGGACTGGTGGAAAGAACTTCATCAATGTGACAATTTAATTGAGATGCAGCGACTAAAAGTTGCAATGCGATGGACAACATTTGGTTATCATCATAATTGGGACACTAAGGTTTACGACGTGTCTATGCATTCACCAGTTCCAGATGATCTGAACAgcttgtgtgcattttttgcATCTGTTTTGGGCttcaacaattttaaagcGGAAGCCGGTATTGTCAATTACTACCCGATTGGCACCAGTTTATCTGGTCACACAGATCATTCTGAACCTAATCATTCTGCTccattgttttcttttaggTAGATTAACATTTTCCCGACATAAAGTGTCAGAAACGATAATATATTAATAATCCTGTATTAACTTTTTATATTTACCACACAGCTTTGGACAGACAGCAATTTTTCTCATAGGTGGAAAAACTAGCGATGAAACACCAACCGCACTATACATCCATAGCGGCGACGTCTTAATAATGTCGGAGGAATCCCGTCTCTGCTACCACGCAGTGCCTCGTATTATTAAAACACAAAGTTCTTGGACTTCCGAACTGCCAATTAAAGACATCGAAATTGAAGAACTAGAAGAGAACTGTTTGGACAAGGCCTTGCTTCAGAAAGTGGGCGACTGGAATTTCTGGAAGCCTTTTTCATGGTATCTTAACGATTCAcgaattaatattaatatacgACAAGTACTCAAACCAGGCGAAATTACTCTCTGACAAATATAATATCAATCGAATATAATGCAAAGGCTTTTTCCTATTACTTAACAACGTAAAAAAACTATAATCTTATAATCCACACAACGCACATGAACaacatattttgttttatgttatGGAAAGGTTTCCACAACTGTGTTAGGGTGAAGATCTATTAGATCTCCGGTTAGAAGGCATCCATATATGCTCTGCAGCCATTGTAGAACGTGCAGTATTTCTTATTTCATCCGACCCAGGTGACTTATAGGGACTGCTCTCCGGTGTCATTATTTCACTCACGAGATACTATCTTTCCTCGCCCCGATCCAGCTCCGTGTCGGCGGCGGCCTTAGGTTTGTCTCCAGTGACATCTAAGCACCCCGGGAAGTAGGTAATCATGAGGAACTCTAGCGaagtttgtttgctttttgggaaAGTACCGTCCAGGAACCCAGGCTATGATTCCCCTTCCCACAGGTGTTCCTGTAGAGATTGAAGCTGTAGCGATATTCGTCCCAGCTTTCCTAAGCGTTCTTCACTTTAGTTTTGTTAAAGAGCTTCCTCGATTTTGGCCAGCTCCCGTGTCCACCACTGGTTGTGATCGGCGGGACTTGAGAAAAGCCCTCTGTAAACCCATAGAGATTAAATGTGATCTTCTTCGCAGCTTCCTGTGATACAGGTTCTTGGCTTACCCACGGGGTGTGGCGTGAGAGGACGGTATACTTGACCCTTCAGTCTCCGAACCCTTTTGACGATGCAGATTAAGTTCCATCTACCGCAGCAGGTCAGTTGATGGTACACTAGAGTGATGCACTTAATCTGCACCACCTTCATGCTGTTCAGCAGACCTGGGGTAACGCGATACTGCTACCGCAAAGGTGCCCGTTCCACGAGAAATGCGGCAGTCCGGTGCAAGGAGTTTCCGGCGCACAAATTTTATAAGCATCagctgttttttatttatcatGGTGGTGCCAGTGTGAACCGGTGTTTCACATATTTAAAAATTCGCAGCTTTCCCAGTGATAGGAGACTATTGAAGAGAATAAACAACATATGTATCTCAGTTTTCAGGACATTTGTATTATTAcaattgaaacatttattaaattatacacaaaaatataccatcgCTATCAACATTTACATTATTCGTCCTGGTTGACGGgggaaatatgtaaaaaa containing:
- the LOC117902066 gene encoding gamma-aminobutyric acid receptor subunit beta-like isoform X1, whose amino-acid sequence is MNSYTRLDVCSGLIFLILILGAKLQLARCKQNDVLAGRLENVTQTISKILQGYDIRLRPNFGGEPLHVGMDLTIASFDAISEVNMDYTITMYLNQYWRDERLAFNIYGPYYNGDYNDDDGIHDVLTLSGDFAEKIWVPDTFFANDKNSFLHDVTERNKLVRLAGDGAVTYGMRFTTTLACMMDLHYYPLDSQNCTVEIESYGYTVSDVVMYWKPTPVRGVEDAELPQFTIIGYETNDRKERLATGVYQRLSLSFKLQRNIGYFVFQTYLPSILIVMLSWVSFWINHEATSARVALGITTVLTMTTISTGVRSSLPRISYVKAIDIYLVMCFVFVFAALLEYAAVNYTYWGKRAKKKIKKFKDCDRQKIGKSERSLTCSTTEDIIELQDVRMSPIPSLRKGNYNATLGSIGTETLNLAKFPPSFRITRNYGTGRNQLRHRSQRGIPTRPRMLHAIKRSASAIKATIPKIKDVNIIDKYSRMIFPISFLAFNLGYWLFYILE
- the LOC117902101 gene encoding nucleic acid dioxygenase ALKBH1, whose amino-acid sequence is MTMRIQDSRYYKIVFLFGQTAIFLIGGKTSDETPTALYIHSGDVLIMSEESRLCYHAVPRIIKTQSSWTSELPIKDIEIEELEENCLDKALLQKVGDWNFWKPFSWYLNDSRININIRQVLKPGEITL
- the LOC117902066 gene encoding gamma-aminobutyric acid receptor subunit beta-like isoform X2; this translates as MNSYTRLDVCSGLIFLILILGAKLQLARCKQNDVLAGRLENVTQTISKILQGYDIRLRPNFGGEPLHVGMDLTIASFDAISEVNMYWRDERLAFNIYGPYYNGDYNDDDGIHDVLTLSGDFAEKIWVPDTFFANDKNSFLHDVTERNKLVRLAGDGAVTYGMRFTTTLACMMDLHYYPLDSQNCTVEIESYGYTVSDVVMYWKPTPVRGVEDAELPQFTIIGYETNDRKERLATGVYQRLSLSFKLQRNIGYFVFQTYLPSILIVMLSWVSFWINHEATSARVALGITTVLTMTTISTGVRSSLPRISYVKAIDIYLVMCFVFVFAALLEYAAVNYTYWGKRAKKKIKKFKDCDRQKIGKSERSLTCSTTEDIIELQDVRMSPIPSLRKGNYNATLGSIGTETLNLAKFPPSFRITRNYGTGRNQLRHRSQRGIPTRPRMLHAIKRSASAIKATIPKIKDVNIIDKYSRMIFPISFLAFNLGYWLFYILE
- the LOC117902076 gene encoding beta-ureidopropionase; translated protein: MTEFDLKNLNECLEEYLPTDKLKEVKRILYGLDEDQILDLPDDATDIAHKHGFEIKGYRFKAREEQIRKPRLVRVGAIQNSIVLPTTASIEDQRVAIWNKVKTMIKAAAAAGCNIVCTQEAWTMPFAFCTREKFPWCEFAEEAENGPTTKMLADLAKTYNMVIIHSILERDIEHGETIWNTAVVISNNGKYLGKHRKNHIPRVGDFNESTYYMEGDTFHPVFETEFGKIAVNICYGRHHPQNWMMFGLNGAEIVFNPSATIGRLSEPLWGIEARNAAIANSYFTVPINRVGTETFPNEYTSGDGGKAHKEFGPFYGSSYVAAPDGSRTPSLSRDKDGLLVTELDLNLCRQIKDFWGFRMTQRLPLYAESFKKASEPDFKPQIIKESLKPNN